A part of Actinobaculum sp. 313 genomic DNA contains:
- a CDS encoding XRE family transcriptional regulator yields MRRFDTGAAPQIIRAARRDAGLTQARLAERAGLRQPSLAQMESGKRPVSDEMLERILRAADYRPSIPLATHADEIIARARVYGLSNLRVFGSALRGEDTYNSDIDLFVTPAPSTDLFDLARFVAEVEALTGFPVEAVADTNVPEVLKDALREAVPL; encoded by the coding sequence GTGAGGCGTTTTGACACGGGCGCTGCCCCTCAGATCATCCGAGCCGCGCGGCGTGATGCCGGTCTGACTCAAGCTCGGTTGGCTGAGCGTGCCGGTTTGCGGCAGCCGAGCCTGGCGCAGATGGAGTCAGGTAAGCGCCCGGTATCTGACGAGATGCTAGAACGCATCTTGCGCGCAGCTGACTACCGCCCGTCAATTCCGCTTGCCACCCATGCTGATGAAATCATCGCTCGTGCCCGAGTGTACGGACTGTCTAACCTCCGTGTTTTCGGTTCGGCACTGCGTGGCGAAGACACCTATAATTCTGACATTGACCTGTTTGTCACGCCCGCGCCCAGTACCGACCTCTTCGATCTTGCCCGATTCGTTGCCGAGGTCGAGGCGCTCACGGGATTCCCAGTCGAGGCAGTGGCTGACACGAATGTCCCCGAGGTACTGAAGGACGCCCTCCGCGAGGCGGTGCCGTTATGA
- a CDS encoding antitoxin, whose translation MSGDGEVRRFAPRQRRAAGASHDRENLMRELQAIRRRVQAVAATSRDAFHDGSDAYDIASMVIIRLAALFERPEFASYLTDVTREERQAISTTRNIAAHTGYRSMNDDLFWLAVTHRVPRILDRLTGAGEATGAS comes from the coding sequence ATGAGTGGCGACGGAGAGGTCCGGCGGTTCGCCCCGCGCCAACGTCGCGCGGCCGGAGCCAGCCATGACCGTGAGAACCTGATGCGGGAGTTACAGGCGATCCGCCGACGTGTGCAGGCAGTTGCGGCAACCTCGCGGGATGCGTTTCATGACGGCTCGGACGCTTATGACATTGCATCCATGGTGATCATTCGTTTAGCGGCACTCTTCGAGCGCCCTGAATTCGCGTCGTATTTGACGGACGTCACCCGCGAGGAGCGTCAAGCGATCAGCACTACGCGGAATATCGCTGCCCACACGGGCTACCGGTCTATGAATGATGACCTGTTCTGGCTTGCAGTGACGCACCGCGTGCCACGAATTCTGGACCGTTTGACCGGGGCGGGTGAAGCAACCGGGGCCTCTTGA
- a CDS encoding TetR/AcrR family transcriptional regulator, translated as MGRPRYAPGDPHGPERFINAFWQVLARKPYERMSVRDVVAAAEMNKNSFYYHFTSLDDLAESAVADLPLHNIKQAFLTEEPPRTVASRTLSTDDGEERLRRVRLLASRNGTALTPLLEQFLVAAWSHDEEGHTAALSADDEIALNFVIGGMLTIHRRTNDDDAIPALLNFLGSALGQACVARLRHIGEASA; from the coding sequence ATGGGGCGACCACGCTACGCACCGGGAGACCCGCACGGCCCAGAGCGCTTCATCAACGCATTCTGGCAGGTACTCGCACGCAAGCCGTACGAACGGATGTCCGTGCGCGACGTCGTCGCCGCAGCAGAGATGAACAAGAACTCCTTTTACTACCATTTCACAAGCTTGGACGACCTCGCGGAAAGCGCAGTGGCCGACCTGCCACTCCACAACATCAAGCAGGCTTTCCTTACTGAAGAGCCGCCCCGAACGGTAGCTTCACGTACTTTATCCACCGACGACGGCGAAGAACGCCTTCGCCGTGTCCGCCTTCTTGCCAGCCGCAACGGTACCGCTCTGACGCCTCTCCTGGAGCAATTCCTCGTGGCGGCGTGGTCGCACGACGAAGAGGGCCATACCGCCGCGCTGAGCGCGGATGACGAGATCGCTCTGAACTTCGTCATTGGCGGCATGCTCACAATCCATCGCCGCACCAACGACGACGACGCCATACCCGCGTTACTCAACTTCCTTGGCAGTGCATTGGGGCAGGCGTGTGTTGCCCGCCTCCGGCACATTGGCGAAGCCTCGGCGTGA
- a CDS encoding ABC transporter permease gives MSAVAERLGKRRFVLPTLAALLLGCVLSLVFYPMTHMEPRDLPFAVLNLDEGATAPTGEVNAGQQMVQGLVNAPNEAIEWTIVDSQAELDAAMENNEYYGAVVIPADFTVKQLEAAGGEELPVSRCLSIMLRARWWPRR, from the coding sequence ATGAGCGCCGTTGCCGAGAGGTTAGGAAAGCGCCGTTTCGTTTTGCCAACGCTTGCCGCGTTGTTACTCGGATGTGTCCTTTCGCTTGTTTTCTACCCCATGACCCATATGGAGCCGCGGGATCTCCCCTTTGCCGTCCTCAATCTTGACGAGGGGGCAACTGCTCCCACTGGCGAAGTCAACGCCGGGCAGCAGATGGTGCAGGGGCTCGTGAACGCGCCAAATGAGGCGATTGAGTGGACCATCGTCGACTCGCAGGCAGAACTCGACGCCGCCATGGAGAACAATGAGTACTACGGCGCCGTGGTGATTCCGGCAGATTTCACGGTTAAGCAGTTGGAGGCCGCAGGCGGGGAGGAGCTGCCAGTGTCCAGGTGCTTATCGATAATGCTAAGAGCCCGCTGGTGGCCACGCAGATGA
- a CDS encoding SDR family NAD(P)-dependent oxidoreductase — protein sequence MTSLFNIQGKNAVVVGASSGLGADAARAYAAAGANVALLARRVDRLEALKTELEDHGVSVIAVGCDVTDEASCKNAIDAVAAQFPTIDILLNNAGVAVRGSVETLSDEDWDKALNTNVKGIAHVSKYVLPRMKEAGYGRVINIASVNAVIADKADVFIRHSYNASKAAVIGLTKGMAASYARYGITVNALGPGLFSSEMTAETLFKSQEFLAAYNAQNPAGRPGASGELNGPILFFSSDACSYVQGQFVTVDGGITIV from the coding sequence ATGACCAGCCTCTTCAATATCCAAGGTAAGAACGCCGTCGTCGTCGGAGCGAGTTCTGGGCTCGGCGCCGACGCCGCCCGTGCCTACGCCGCCGCGGGAGCCAACGTCGCACTGCTCGCACGCAGGGTGGATCGCCTGGAAGCCTTGAAAACCGAACTTGAAGACCACGGAGTCTCCGTTATCGCCGTCGGCTGCGACGTCACTGATGAAGCGAGCTGCAAAAACGCTATCGACGCCGTCGCCGCACAGTTCCCAACCATCGACATTCTGCTAAATAATGCCGGAGTGGCGGTGCGTGGCAGCGTCGAAACGTTGAGCGACGAGGACTGGGACAAAGCGCTGAACACCAACGTTAAAGGCATCGCACACGTCTCCAAGTATGTTCTGCCACGTATGAAGGAAGCAGGATACGGCCGCGTTATCAATATTGCCTCGGTGAACGCCGTGATCGCAGATAAGGCAGACGTATTCATCCGCCATTCCTACAATGCCTCGAAGGCGGCCGTCATCGGCCTGACCAAAGGCATGGCCGCGTCCTATGCACGCTACGGCATTACGGTCAACGCCCTCGGCCCCGGCCTATTCTCCTCCGAAATGACGGCGGAGACGCTTTTCAAGTCGCAGGAGTTCCTGGCGGCATACAACGCACAGAATCCGGCGGGCCGCCCCGGCGCCTCCGGCGAACTCAACGGCCCAATCCTCTTCTTCTCCTCCGATGCTTGCAGTTACGTACAAGGCCAGTTTGTGACCGTCGACGGCGGCATTACCATCGTGTAG
- a CDS encoding ATP-binding cassette domain-containing protein, with amino-acid sequence MHGLCQGYGKREVLHDLCFDVPGNGTTGLLGPNGAGKTTLLRTLVTLLKPRAGELRSGGVAIDSRAAIREFRRKLGYLPQGFSYDEAFSALDFVSYALWMREYPSARIADEARNALARVDLADRASSRMRELSGGMRQRVGIAAAIAGEPSLIVLDEPTAGLDPGQRFELRAVLSDVAARSTIILSTHLIEDLAAIADHLIVLNEGRISYEGTAEMLRAKESLSVEG; translated from the coding sequence GTGCACGGGTTGTGTCAGGGCTACGGGAAACGCGAGGTGCTGCACGATCTCTGCTTCGATGTTCCCGGCAACGGGACAACGGGACTGCTCGGTCCTAACGGTGCTGGCAAGACGACTCTCCTGCGTACCCTGGTGACCCTACTCAAACCTCGTGCCGGTGAACTACGTTCCGGCGGTGTGGCTATAGATAGCCGAGCAGCTATCCGCGAGTTTCGTAGGAAGCTCGGCTACTTGCCACAGGGATTCTCCTACGACGAGGCTTTTTCGGCTCTCGATTTTGTCTCTTATGCGCTGTGGATGCGTGAGTACCCCTCGGCGAGAATCGCTGATGAGGCTCGAAACGCCCTTGCACGAGTGGACCTAGCGGACCGCGCCTCGAGCCGGATGCGGGAACTCTCCGGCGGTATGCGGCAGCGGGTGGGGATTGCCGCGGCTATAGCGGGCGAACCGTCGCTGATCGTGCTGGACGAGCCGACTGCCGGCCTTGACCCAGGGCAGCGCTTCGAGCTACGAGCCGTACTCAGCGATGTAGCCGCACGGTCGACGATCATCCTCTCCACCCACCTGATTGAAGACCTCGCTGCCATCGCTGATCATCTGATCGTTCTCAACGAGGGAAGAATCTCCTATGAGGGAACCGCGGAGATGCTGCGCGCGAAGGAGAGCCTATCTGTGGAGGGCTAG